Proteins encoded in a region of the Salminus brasiliensis chromosome 2, fSalBra1.hap2, whole genome shotgun sequence genome:
- the hprt1l gene encoding hypoxanthine phosphoribosyltransferase 1, like: MASYLEILDDDQGHELSLFCVPKHYEEDLDSVIIPNGLIKDRTERLARDIVREMGGHHIVALCVLKGGYKFFADLMEYIKALNQNCDKSVPLTVDFIRLKSYSNDQSTNCVKVIGGDELSALAGKNVLIVEDIVETGRTMETLLALLNECNPKMVKVASLLVKRTPRSSGYRPDYIGFEVPDKFLVGYALDYNEYFRDLSHICILSDRAKEKYRV; this comes from the exons ATGGCCTCCTATTTGGAG ATACTTGATGATGACCAAGGTCATGAACTGAGTCTTTTTTGTGTGCCTAAACACTATGAGGAAGACTTGGACAGTGTTATAATTCCCAATGGTCTTATTAAAGATCg GACTGAGAGGTTGGCCAGAGATATTGTTCGTGAAATGGGAGGACATCACATCGTGGCACTGTGTGTCCTGAAAGGAGGATATAAATTCTTTGCAGACCTGATGGAGTACATTAAGGCACTGAATCAGAACTGTGATAAGTCTGTGCCATTGACTGTGGATTTCATTAGGCTAAAGAGCTACTCA AACGATCAGTCGACAAACTGTGTAAAGGTTATTGGAGGAGATGAATTATCTGCTCTAGCTGGAAAG AATGTGCTTATAGTTGAG GATATTGTAGAGACCGGGAGGACTATGGAAACACTGCTGGCattattaaatgaatgtaaTCCCAAAATGGTCAAAGTGGCCAG CCTTCTAGTGAAAAGAACGCCAAGAAGCTCGGGATACCGTCCTGATT ACATCGGATTTGAGGTTCCTGACAAGTTCCTGGTGGGCTATGCCCTAGACTACAATGAATATTTCAGGGATCTGAGT CACATCTGTATACTAAGCGACAGAGCAAAAGAGAAGTATCGAGTGTGA